TGAAAATGGCAATGAAttgggctgggcatgtggctcagtggtacagcacttgtctagcatgtgtgaggcactgggttccatcctcagccccacagaaaaatataaaataaataaaggtattgtgttcatctacaaccacaaatattaaaaaaaaaaaggcaaggaatTACTCTAGCACACGCAGAAGGATTCCCAGCAAAGGAATatacaaatgcaaaataatcaataaatagcAGGAACTACATTAGAATCCTGGTTCTGCTTCCTGGCCCTTTGGGACATTGGACAATTACTTAAACTCTTTAAGCCTGcttttccatctataaaatgaagataatcatACCTACTATGGGAGGCTATAGTAGGCACAAAGAAGGGCAAGACATATAAATGCTTTGTGTAGGACACAATCAGTACAAACAcactaattattattatcattcttaAACTGTGTGGAACAGAACACTACATTAAGATGCCAGAGAcaaatatctatatctatgtataaataatatagaaTCTATTTTATAAAGTCTGAGGTTTTGGACAAGTAACCTAGGCCTTCCTGATGGGTTGTCTCAtgcataaaagagaaataacaccTGTGGCAACTGGTAtatcaaataatttctttaaggCCTTCTATATCAAAGATCTATGATTACACAGTTAAGGTCTTTTTCTTTGtaacaaggattgaacccaggggcgcttaatcactgagccacattcccagacctttttatattttattttgagacagggtctcaccaagttgtttaggccttgctaagttgctgaggctggctttgaattcacaatcctcctgcctcaactttccgagctgctgggattacaggtatatgccaccacacccagttaaggtttttttttttttttttttttttccaacccaTATTTTAATCTAGAAAAAGACTTGAAGGGTCAACCTAAGGAACTTCCATGTTACAATTCCATATGATGAAATCTCCTTAGGTTCCCACATTGACATTACATTGTACCAGTAGCTTACCTCATTTGAGAATGTCCGAACATCAAAAAAAGCAATAATGGAACCATATTCACTAGACATCATGCACACAGACAATGTGAGGTTATCGCAGCTCAGGGCAAGGTGATGGACTGGGAATTTCATTGGAACTACCAAGCTTTGGACTTTATcaactaagaaagaaagaaagaaaaaaaaaaaaaaaaagacaaagcaaaaacaGCATATTCTAAGCATAAAGTCAAAAACTTTTATCCAGGtcaatatgaaaaattttttatctACACAAATCTATACTGCCTGATACCTATTTATACAGATAAATCTTAGTTTTCTTATAGAAAGATAATGACACATTATAATCCAAGGACTGTTGTCATAGAAATAACTATGACTGCTGCCctgtattgaaaatatttttaacacaaatgCTCCAAGTAGCACAAATTCCCATTTGTTTGGATGGTATTATTGTGCCAACTAAAAACTCATGTAACAAAACCCTTCTCCTGGAGAGCCAGAAACCAAACTCAACTGAGCAAAATAAAAGCATGGCATAATGCTAAGTTCTTTCCTCTGACCTCTGAGGAAGGGCTCACTGAGACTTAAAAGGACCAAAGGAAACACCAAGAAAGGCTTCCAGTCTCCTACCTGGAACTTAGTCATCTTGGGAGTCAATCTTAGGTTcaaaaacagttttaattttaacatcAAGATGATTTCTTAGAAAGAAAACGTACCAGCAAACCACCCAGCCCTCTCTCTACTATGCAACATAAATCAGAGAACTTACCTATTTTATTGGGATCATCTCCAGGTTTGTTTTGGATAAGAAGGTTTTTAGTAGGAAAAACCTGCAATCCACTGGCTCCACCAGCAAAGACCAGACCATACTTGTTGGATATGGCAAGAAGACTCGAGCGTTCCTTGGGCAACTCCTCGGGGGAGTCAAAGATTCTCACTTTCTTCAGGGCTCTAAATTGAAAATCCTGAGGGATCAAAACAAGTTCAGtttgggaaaaacagaaaattaaattgtCTGTTCTTAAACTCCAGCAGACCCAATTTCAGTATTACAAAAATATATCTATTACCCCAAGGTCAATGATCATCTCAGTTGTCTTTAGACTCCTATGGCTTACAGTGGTGCCTGGATAGTGATCAATAATGGTTGTTGaatgagataaatgaaaaaaaatccatgaagcCTTCCTTGGTGAATCCAGTTCGTATTGATCTAAAACTTATCTGAATTCCTATTTGTAATTATTGTCTGAATCACTGCTACACTTTATAATTTTATCCTATCTTGTGGTGCTTCATTGCTTCATAACCCAGCATGGTGCTCAATAAATTACTACTACATGTTGAAAGCATCACTCAACTTCACTGTGAGTTCCAATTTCCAATGCAGTACTTAACAAATATATACTGAAACAATAACCATAGAAAGATGACCAAAGGTCAAAAACTGGCTTACTTGTATCGAATGCTTAAAATTCCACTAGAGAAAAGGTTCACTAGGGACCTTTAAGCAAAAACTAAATGCTACAAGGacatcttttaatttgttctaattagttatacatgagagtagaataaattgacatactatacatatatggagtataacttattcttctgtttgtacatgatgtagaattacattagtcgtgtaatcatatatgcacatagaatagtaatgtcaaattcattctgctctctttcctattcccattccccctcccttctcttcccttcatcccccttgtctaatccaaagtagttgaataaacaaaattggtaagcCCTTATCCATGttaatggagagagagaaaactcaatttacaAGGACATCTTAAAAGTACAATATCCTAACAGAGTGCACCCTTAGAGCTCCAGCTGTGAGAACATCCAAAAACATAAGTGTAAACCCCTTAATACAGGCTACAAGAGCAGGCATGGCCACACCCATCCACTTCTGCAGCCTCATCTCACAACACTcaacttctcttttaaaattggGCCTTCATGCCCGCTTTGGCAGCACACATACGAAAACTGGGCCttcaccaggtgcagtggtgtaactccagtggctcaggagcctggggcaggaggatctcaagttggagaccagcctcaacaactttgtgaggccctaagcaacttagtgagaccctgtctcacagtaaaaaataaaaagggctagggatatagctcaggggtagggtacccctgggttcaggtCTTGGTACCAAAGAAATACGAAAAACCAAGTCTTCATCTCTACCACAGCTGCTGCCAACCTCACCCTCAGCCCACCtactttcagttttcatttccttcaagTGTCATGCTCCTTAGTACTCTGAAGCTTTCATACATGACTGACCTGGAAGCCTTCTGTCAATGCCTGATGCTCCCAGTCTCCCATGAATTTATCTATGTTTTCAAAGACAATTTTTAGCATGTACTATCTCTTGATAAAAAGTAGTTCCTTACGTTACCCCTCACTTCCCTAAGTCGCAGTACATATCGTTTTTCCTTTGCGCTGTTGAAGACAGCTCCCTTCATTCTGACAACGTGCACGAGAACTACTAAACACGCCGGCCGGGAGCAGGGGGCAGCGCCCACGCTATCGTGGCCCACCTGGCCCTCCCTCCAGCTTCCTGACTTCAGGCTCATTTCCGGTGCCAAAATCGTGTTCCCAGTCCAATTAACTAAAGGTCTGCAGGACGGAAAATCTTCCCTGCTTCCACTTTAGGCAAGCCCGGCCCGCCTTCCAGAGTGAGTGAGGAGGAGCGCTTCGGCGAGCCTGGCCCTGGCTCCCTGACCGCTCCCGGCCTCGGTCCGCTGCTCTGCTAGCGACTCTCCGCAGGTGCTGGGAAGGGTCCCGCGGTGCCTGCCACCCGACAAAGGCTCTGCCATCAGCAGTTACCACTACCGCTCCTGCGCCCACCACCCGAGGGCGGCTAGGACGGCGCCGCGGGCGCCCCAGGCGCACGGGGCCGGGGGCTGCGGCGGGCTGGCCGGCagcggggcggggcgcgggccGGCGAGACCTCGGATCGCGGTCCACGGTTCAAGCGGGCGTCGGAGGCAGCGCTCCACGGCAACGCCGGGACCCAGGCGAGGAGGGGGGCCCGGTCGGTCTCTGACCTTCATCTCCCGCTCGGGAATCATGGCATCCATCTCGTCTCCCATCGCGCCGCCCTGTTCGTCGaagcagccgccgccgccgcctgcgGCCTTGCGCTCAGAGCCCAGGCCGCTCGGAAGGCAACTTCCTTCCCTCAGCGCCAGCGGCGCGCGGCGGAACGCGAACTTCCGGCGCCGTTTGGTGACATCACTGCCTCAGTCAGTGGTGGGGTCAAAGGAACCCTCGGGTGGGCTTCTGAAGTCGCTCGCTCGCCGCTCGGGCCCCCATTGGTCAGCGGGAGCCGACTAGGGGGCGTGGCCATGAGCCCGCGCGCCTGCGTCCTGGGCCTCCCCTTCCCCGCGTGCTGCGGCCAGCGCGGGCTCTTTTCATTCATTGGGCGGCGCGTGCTTCAGCGCTACATGCCAGTTTATTGGAATACTTACGTGTAGGTGGCTGTTACTAGCTTCCGAGCCAGAAAAGCTAGGAATATTTCCAGGGGGAGCAGCTTTTGAGAGGGCTTTGGGGTTTGAGGGGTGAGAGCATAGAAGTTCAAAGTGGGTAGACTACGGCCTCCCCAGGGGTGACCCTGTGTGTCTAATGACAAAGACCAAAAACGGGGAGGGTAAAAGACACCAGAGACGAGTTTTGTTTACTTCCTTCACGGTAATCATTTCCAGAGTAAGAGTCATACCCACTTCTGGTCACTGAAAAGTTTGTGCTGAGTTTGCAGAAAACACTTTAGATGTTACGTTGTTTAACCTTCAAGGGCTTCCTAATCACCTAGCAGTTATTAACATTATTAACATTTGATTGATGAGATAGGGAAAGCAGAGAAGTTGAGGAAATTCTCCAGTGACTCTCAGCCAGGAAGTGGAAGCAACATTAGAGTTCAGATAGAATAAGCCAATGGTACAGTCCTACCTAGGAGAAATTTCTGTAGCAGGATTATAAATATTCTAGGGCAGAAGTTCTTAACTTGCAACCTGTGAGTCGGGGGGTGGGGATCATTCTGCCACTTACTGTTTGGTTTTCAGCAAGTTGTTTATCTGCTCCACATCTGCTTCATACTAAACAAGAATGATAAGATAGAATCTGTCTCCTGTGGATGTTGCAAAGAGCGTGAAAACTCAGCTGTCTCGGGAGACAAGCTAGCTCACGCAGGGCACCTCATTCAGTCTGCTGCTGTGGTGGCAGTGGGAAAGACAGTGAActggacatgactttcctatgttcatatatgaacaaacaaccagtgtaactccacatcatgtgcaaccacaaaaatgggaagttatgctctgTGTTTgcatgtatatgtcaaaatacattctactgtgttacataactaaaaagaacaaattaaaaatttttaaactctgCTGCTGTTTGAGTTAGTTTTTCTGCATTTGCTGACCCTCACCCATCCCCAAGATACACCAAGAAAGACACCAGTTTGTCTGGTTTATTTCCAATCTGTAGAGGTGATATATCCCCCACATgtacttatacacacacatatacacacacacacagcttcatTCACCTGAGTTTGCCTGACAAACTCCTTTTGAGTCATAGGGACAAAGCCATACTTAGCAGTCCCCGTGTTGCTGGTTACATTAGTTAGATTTGGTCTTTTTCAGAAAGAAGACAGTTCAAGTCCCAAGAAGCTGAACCCTTAGTGAGAGAAGAGTCTTAGAGCCAACAGCCACAACCTGAAACACATGCAGACCCCCTTCCCAGGAACCAATCTTAAGACCTTCTTTCCCCTGGGGTTAAGTTCAGTGAAGTGACTGATAGGGGCTCCCCCACTCCATCCAGAGAGAACCCTCTTTTCCTGCATTTCCAGAGTCTCTCCTCCTTTAAGGCTTCCTGTAATCTCATAACTGTGGAACGCATAGGAAGAAACCTGGTTGGTTCTATCTTCCTCTAAGAGAGAGAAACAGTCACACTGACTACGAGAGGGAATCAAGGAAGGCTTGCTCTTCCTCAAAAGATCCTAGCCTGtcccagagaggaggaaggggtaGGGACAGGCCATTGCTAATCTGATATctgcagggggtggggagaggcagcATGGGGGGTGGGGTAGGATTGTATATTTACAGGGAGGAATGTTGCCGGGGTTTAAACTTCAACTAGGCCTGTGCATTTGAAGCAACTCCTTAGGCTGAAGATTAGTCAGTCATAGCCAAATTTTGCTCCTGAACTGGTGGAGACCAGAGGACTAACAACCTGGCCTGTCTTCCCGCCCTGCCTGCTGTACTCCCTCAGGGTGCTGCAGGGGCAGCACCCTGGGCCCTTGATTATGGGCCTGTAAGGAGCCACAGCCCCCCAGCCCTTTCCAGTTTCCAATCCTTAAGGTTTTGCAAAGGCTTTTCCAAGACTTGCCCAGGCCTGGGTTAAGCTAGACCCCTCAGGACGGCTGGGCAGCCACCCTCTTCTTCACACTGGTCTCACTGTCACTGTCTGGGTTGGAGTTCCCCTGGACTCTTAAGTTCTCCGAGCCTGTGTGTTTGTTACTGGGTTCTGAACTCAGCCTACCGCAAGTGCTTCATAAATATGTTCAGTGAGTGCATCTAAGTCCTGAATGCACAGGGTAAAGGAACTCAGAACACAGGTGAGGCCAAGGTGAGGCCTTCCTGCAGGAGTTCTGAGAAGCAGGTCTGGGGCTGGGCCAGGAAGCTGCAGGGCAGGCACAACTGCAGAGACAGGCCTGGTCCTTATGCAAGAACTGATGCCAGTTCAGAGGCCCTGGGGAGGGTGAGTGCTGGCCCAGGGCCTTCAGAACCAGTGAGGCCTTCCCCAAGTTCTGACCTAGGAGATTGCCCCTTCCACCCCTTCCCTGTTTTCAACACTGAGTAaggcagcccagggcagaggTGAGGTGCGGGCAGGGGTATCAGATCACCTGGACTCTGGACCAGGCTCTTCCATCCCCAGATTAACCCCTGACTTTCGGCAAGGCACTTAACCCCTGTGGGCCCTCACAGTGAAATGAGCGGGCTCACCTACAGGGTGGACTGGGGCCCTAAAATCCTGAGAGTCCACAAGATAGGACCCAGCTGACCTCAATCCAACCCCCAAGGCTCAAAGTTTTGAGCAAATCAGAAAGGGAGCGTGAGTTAGACGGTGGACACAGCACATGTCAGGTCCAAGTGGGAGGACTTAAAGCTtgtagcaggtgctcaataaatacctgttgaatggatgaacaaaCGGTGCGAGGAGGGTGAGTGCAGGAAGCAGTCGGGTTCCAAGCAGGCTGCCATCAGACAGGCCGCCGCCTGCTTCTCAGCTCCTAGCTCAGCAGTGGTGCTTTTCCTGGGAGCACTGACTCCTCATCCTCCCATCCTGGTGTCCTCAACATCCTCCTTCAAAGGTGGGATTTCACTGAGCTGATCGTCCCCTCAGCCCCTGGCCTCACCTCTGCCTCCGGAGCCCTCTGCTGCCCTACCAAGGGTCAGGGGGCTGCACTGTTTCTCTGAGTTGCCTATAAAGATGTGGCCAGAAAGCAAGGCTAGAGGGTTTCTTCTGGTTTCCTTTCTGAAGGGCTCGAACTGCCAAGctcctttcctcctgcctctgtcatgTCACTGAGGATGAGAAGATGCCCAGACCAGCGACCAGCGCAGGGATCAGCTGGGGCCACGTTCTGGACCACCCAGTGTGGAGCTGTCCAAGAAAGGCCTAAGGAAGCCCTGCAGCCTTGTTCCTACCCCAGGGTCTCCCTGGCCAGGGCTGGACCTGCGAGCCTGAACTCAGCTCAGACACATTCTGGAAGGATGGACAGCTTCGTCTTCAAGAGTGGGGGACATGGGCTTCCAGCCTGCTGCCTGTTTTTGGTTTGTTGTCAGTCCTGCAcagggaggtgaggaggtgggaagaagaGAGGGCGGGTCCAAAGCTAAGGACTCCGGACCCTGAGCCCCTTCAAGGCGGGTCATTTGTGCTTTACAAAGAGATGGACGAACAAACACACCCACAatgaacaagcaagcaaacagGACAGCTCTCAAGGAGTCGGGAAGGGCAGggagacaggagggaggaagggcagggcgGGAGGCAGCGTGTCCTCAGGGCAGGCTGGCGATGTCTCTCTCTGGGGGGGGCCCGGCTGGCTTGGGGCTGCTCTCGTTGGCTTTTCCCTCAAACATCATGACTCTGGTTTGgagacagaggaaagaaagagaaaaacaaaccacTGGATTAGGATCCCTCCCCTCATCCAGAGAGGTCTTCCCAGACTTCAAGTCTGCAGGGTGCCCCCAAATCTATTCTCTGGGGGATCCCCGTGAAAGCCCACGCTGGCAGTGATGAGGCTCAAACTGGTGCCATGAATCCCCTGCCACAGGTGAGGCTCCCCCACTGACTTCTAGGCCACGTCCTTCCCCTTGCTCTCTGGACAAGGCTGGGGTCTTCAAAACCCTAACGGAGCCTGGAGGAGGGGTACCGAATGGACTTCTGAGGGGAAACAGCCTGGATTTGAACACCAGCTCAGTACTTCCCAGTCTGGGCGAGTCAAGCTAGGCACgcagcctctctggtcctcagaGTTTCTACCTGTAAGTGGGAATGCTAAGGACTCGGGCCAGACTAACCATGGGCTCACCAAGCTCAGCCCCCTTGGTCCTTGATAAAATTCCTTCATAAAATGAGACAGGCATGGTTTATCTTTGTAATTCAGAAAAAAGTGAATCTTATTTCATAAAAGTCAAGTGGGGGTCCTTTCCAGCTGTGACAAGTGACAAGAAGACTCCAGGGAATTTCTCTAATGCTCTTCAGTGGGGAAGAAAGTTCAGGGTGCAAGTTCGGCCACCATGTTCAATGCTGGTCATGAGCAGGTGACTAGGCTGAAACCCTGTGTCACCCCACTAGCCCAAAGGACAGCACTTCGAGGAAGACACGTATCGTCTCCATTTCACGGATGGAGAAACCGGGGTTCACCGATCTACAGTAACTTACTCGGGGTCATTCAGGTCATAAGAAATAACATCAGGGCTCAAACTCCACCACCCTTTCGAATGGATTTTCAACTCTGTTTGGAGTGGTGGAGTtgctttacaaatgaggaaactgagcccaaGAAATGCTGACCGACTCACACCGTGGTCAGTGTCAGCGGCTGCTCAGTCTGGCTGGTTCTGCCCAACGTGCGGCTGCAGGCTTCCCTGTGACCAAAGGGATATGAGGCTCAGGAAAATCAAGTCCCCAGCCCATCAGGTCACACAAGTTACCTACTGGCCAGGGAGTGGCTGTGCCTTCAGAAGCCCACAGGAGGACCACAGGGAGGTACTCACAGCTTGAGGACAGCTGACCGCTTCCCCAGCATCATATTCACGAAGTCTCGGTAGGAGATGGTGTCACTGACCCCGCCTGTCACCTCCGAGATCATCTTCTTCATCTCCAGGTGGGTCTTGGGGACACCCAGCTTCTCCATCATCCTCTTTAAAGACATCAGGTCTGCGGGAGGAAAAGCAGGTCCACTCAGTGGAGACCGGTGGCTGAGGCTGGGCATGGGAGCCAGGAAGGCTCCCCTCCTGCACCCCAGATCTCGAAAGGAGACCCACTCCCTGCATCAGCAGCTGCGGCTGCTCCTCCTCGACTGAGGACGGGCCCATCGCTCCCTCCCTGTTCCTTTCAGAGGCAGCAGAGGCCAGTGCTACGGAGTGGGACCCGGGCTGGGATGGAGTGCTGCCATTCTTGGCTGTGGGATGGGGCAGACCATTTAACTGGACCCCTTCTCCCATCAGTGGTGGAATCATGCAGAGGCATGACATATGGAAAGTTCTGGCTCACACCAGGTGATCAGTAATGGAGCCACTGAACTTCACACTATGACAGTGATCTCCACTGTGCCCTGTGGTTAGAGCGAGCCCTGGTGTCCACACTCCTGCTACTCAGAGAGTCATGGCCCTGTGGGGGCAGGGAGGTCAAGGGGTGGGTCTGGTCCCAAGCACTGAAAGTCAGCCGCTTGGGTACAGCTTGGGTACAGCGTGTCAGGTGACCAATTGCCACCTGCCACACCCGCCATGCTGACCTTGTCCTTGGGCTCTGCCTCagctggaaggaggagggagccAAAAATATCCCTCAGAGCAGGAAAAGCAACAAAAGgacaaaattcaagaaaaacaagGAAGGCACCCTAAAGTCACTACAGCCCAAGGAGCTGCCACCAAGATCTGAGGCAATTTCCTCAGGATTGTTCTGCAGTGGACAATGGATCAGGGAAGAGGGCGGGAGTGGGGCCGAGTGTAGGGCCATGAGCAGTGGTaaggcagggcaggcaggagcaTGCCAGCCCAAGGGTGCCAGGTGTCCAGGGCCTTTCAGGGCCAGGCAGTTCCTGCAGCAAATAGCAACAGGGCTGCCACCACTGACCATCAGACTTAAAATTGGCAAGAGCTTTCCGGAGGGAAGCTAGGCAGATGCTTCAGAAAGCCCAATTGTGAGATTTACTCTGAAGAAAATGGACCAAGATTCCTGGACAAAGATGCTCTTCCCAGGATTACCAGTAGTTGAAATTGGAAATCATCTGAATGGTCAATACTTGGGTATTGGCCAAATAAATTAGTCCATTCCTGTGATGGAATATCATGTAGCTATGAGGCAGAAGAACCGGTTCAGAAACCAAAGGCTGGGCCCTGGGCCCACTCCTCAACAACTGGGGCCCCAAGCAAGCCATTTCACCTGTGAGTCTTGGTTtccacatctgtgaaatgggggtaATTGAACCAGCCCTGACCACACTGTAGCATTGCTGGTGAAGATGGAGCTGCGGACCTCAAACCCTTCACCCACTCCATTGCCCCTGCCTCCAGACCTCCAGGCCTCACTCACCAATTTCGCCTTCATTGTTGAGGTCAAACTCCATGTATTTTTCTGGAAATGACAAGCAACACCTGGCATTAGCCCGGAATCAGCGTCCCTCCCTGCAGGGGTCCAGAGACTCCTGGAGAGGGCCAACAGGTCCCAGGGAGCCCTCATTACCCTCCTCAGCCCACAAGTCTGAGTCCTGTGGCCTCAGCCATGGTCTCTACAGACATCTCTGCCTGTACCACCCCCACAGGCACCTGGGAGGGAAGACAGCAGGGGGTCACTATGACCCCAGTACTAAGAAGGCAGCTGCTTCCTCCTGAGTCCTCACCAGTGCAGACCAACTGCATCTGAATCTGCTGCAAAGTGACTGCAACAGATTCTCTGTCCTACAGACTTGGATCCAGGAGGTTGGGCAAGGTCAGGAAGGGTGTTTCAGAGTGTCCTGAGTGACCCAGGGATCTCTGGGTTGAGAAACCAACACAAAGGCCCTTGGGCCTGTGGTAGCTCACAGTGCCACACACAGACACTCCACAGACACTGCCTGCAGAGTTTGGAATAAAATTCCCGGATCTAGGAGTCCTGGAACTCTAACAGCATGTGAGATGCTGAGCTTGGCGTCTGCCGACAGGACAGTATGTCCTGTCCATAAACCATGTGGCCTTGCATGGGCCACCCTGCCTCAGTGGAGGAGCCCTCAGGGTCTATCTGACACAGAGCAGCCAGTGGAAAAGCTGCTATCCCTGGGTGACCTGCCGGCACTCCAACCCCTCCACCCCAGCCCGCTGGCGTCCCGGCTCCGACCCGCGCCCCCCCTGCTCCAGCTGGCTGGAATGTTCGCTCAGGTATTCTCAGGACCACTCCTCATGCCTTTGGGGTCCCCTTTCTGAACGGACCCCTCCATCACCACTGAGCACTCCTGTCCCTCCTCGGGGCACATTTTTCTCCGGAGTGTCTAGTGTGGCCggctccctgccctgcccctgcccctgccaccgTGACACGGCGGTGTTCCCGCTGTAGACCAGGCCTGCCGTGGGCCTGGTGCAGTAAGTAGCCAGTGCTCCCTTGGACAGCAAGTGAGCAAATGATTTGAAGAGCTTTCCAGTCATTTCCATTCCAACATAACTTCCCGTGGTTCGTTCTGCCCAACAGACCCAATCCTACGACTCAATGAAGACAAGTAGAAAGGACGTCAGACCCCTGGGACCTGTCTCTCCTCCCAGTGGCCTGCTGGTGCCCCGAGAGGAGGAATCCGCTGCTCTACCCTGCTCGCCTCTCCTGCAGGCCGCGGGCACAGGTGGGGACAGCGTaccttttttccatttatctccccccaccaccccaccgttctgggaattgaacccaggggtgctctaccactgagccacacccccagtcctctttattttttatttgagccAGGGCCTTGCTGAGTGGCTGACCCGGAACCTGCAacgctcctgcctcagcctcccgagctgctgggactcCAGGTGTGTGCCGCCAGGCCGTAATGTAGAAAGCCCACAGCATCCTGGTTATAAGCAGGGGCTTTCGAGCCAGACTGACAAGGGTTCCAGGCCCCACTCTGCCGCAGTGAGCGGTGTGACTGCCTGCCGACGCCCCCACCTCCCCAAGCCTGAGTTTCTCTGTAAATTAAGGATTGCACCAACTCCCTCCCAGCAGATCGGGGCAATGTGGGGAGCTCACAATGCAGGCTGCTAGGAAACAGGCACCTGCCGGCTATTATTCCTATCATTAGCCATTCAAGTTCTGCCTGAAACGACTGAGC
The Sciurus carolinensis chromosome 14, mSciCar1.2, whole genome shotgun sequence DNA segment above includes these coding regions:
- the Aif1l gene encoding allograft inflammatory factor 1-like isoform X1; translation: MSVALSNRFQGGKAFGLLKARQERRLAEINREFLCDQKYSDEENLPEKLSAFKEKYMEFDLNNEGEIDLMSLKRMMEKLGVPKTHLEMKKMISEVTGGVSDTISYRDFVNMMLGKRSAVLKLVMMFEGKANESSPKPAGPPPERDREGVEGAIS
- the Aif1l gene encoding allograft inflammatory factor 1-like isoform X2; the encoded protein is MSVALSNRFQGGKAFGLLKARQERRLAEINREFLCDQKYSDEENLPEKLSAFKEKYMEFDLNNEGEIDLMSLKRMMEKLGVPKTHLEMKKMISEVTGGVSDTISYRDFVNMMLGKRSAVLKLVMMFEGKANESSPKPAGPPPERDIASLP